The nucleotide window aggttatTCTGAGAAATCTataaatggttgtaatttaaccaTTACATTACAttaggaattagctagattgacttgtacagtcataatctctaTTGCTAATTAagttaaaatcatatctttggtatagaatttatttatcaaaaaagtttaaaagtacaaggtttcaAGCcagtccttccattgatgtcattagaaacttctgagttgattaagcatgtgagttaagggccaaatagcaaattaaTGGCTCTTAGTTTGTGaaagtactttcaagataatatttaagGTATAAAGActacagtccagattactttatataggtagatatttttcaaaaatgtcagaagtccacaaaatatgagatttaaagttatttatcttttgttgagacatgtctgctcctaacagttccctttcggtggatttaatgaagaaattgaacatctctacctccaggtgagataatactttgtggctaggcagtcattGGGcagaaactgcctgtttcatctacaGACTAATACTGTTCAAATGGGACactttatgcagaatagttgagtGCTAATTTTACcaagccagaattatcagcccttcaaGATTTCTGAATTTCAAAAGTCTATCAGTTGATttggggccagaaggctgaagacttgctctcacatttagctaacagaggactgtgctagtggagatttatCTCTACAACCTCTcggttctggaagccatgttacgCTTCCTATATGTAGAGACagttggtcattctcagatttctggcaAGGTTGAAAACTGATTATATTCTTATAGCCTATTAGTCTGTTTAATTCtaaaagtacatattttattagatagttatcaaatagtatacaagctagccagaatataacatagattttaagcttttcttaagctggaatggataactaaatgttctatttaactgataaagtgttcgactgggtgttagatatattttataccTTTAATAACAAAACGATAATAGTTgagctcagcttatatttgagagaaaagattttttttaattagacaaaaagggtaaaatgtaggatgatgtcatacaggtgaggaaGGTAGAAGATAggatgaggcctgtcattgtacaagaaggaaggatgggagggagaacagtattagggaggaggaggagattggaatgggaggggacaggagactGGAAGAGACTGCAGAAGAAGCCGTAGAGGGAACAtagaggctgatgttaagattctactctgttTATTCACAGGTTGATGTGAATATTCCtaaggggtggatgtgtattcttaagggctttgtatgtttaggtggccAAGTATACCTcaccaattggatcaaaggttattgtgttgtgtgttctttcttgtggagaattgagtttggaagaatgtgtggtggcagagacattgggctgccacagagttgtgatgtgtgtttctggcaagataatTACCAGGTATCTTGGGGTACTGCATTGCTGGATCtagggggggggagagacagcGCCCTttctataattttacaacaacactggGGCTATGAATCTGCCTTTGTCCAGACAACCCAGTTGACTAGACACCTTCAAGGCAAGCTTAATTGGTGATGGCATCCACAGATAACAGCCTTGGGTCCCTCCAGCAACAGATGAACTCTCTTTCTAGGGCCTAATGACTGCTAAACTTGGGAGAACTTACATAgtattaacaaaaaaaatgttATGTCTGTGTAAATGAATCAAATGTTGTTTGAGACCAATATACCCTTAAAAGTATCTGCAGACTTGCACTCAAGACTTCAATCCACCAAGCAATTAAATTGGTTCAATAATCCCCTGTCTTCCTGGCTCCTCCAACCATTAAACCctctgttttgtgttgttttattttgatgcttACACCTTGCCccatacagttttaaaaatagcaGATAGTAgggatataaaaaatataaatactgGTAATCAGGTTCTGGTTTAGTACAATGCTATCCCATAATACAGGTTGAATTCTTTGGTGACATTTCTCCATTAAAACTTGAAACAGGGCAGAAAACCTGATAATTAAGGTTGAAGTCTTCCATTGCCAGCATAGCCTTCTGAGCTTGGCACAAAATGGGTGGTTTCTCCTTTGAATTTTTCTTCAGAGCTCAAAAAACCCATATCCTTTACCTGTTGAATGCCAAATGGCTTTGGTTAGATTACAGGATCAGCTTCCTTCTCCTGATAAGGACTTGATCAGCAAGCACCAGAGATTCCTGGAATGCTTCCCTATGCAATTGAAGCATTCCTATTAAACTCTAGTCAATGAATTAGATTCACCCCGAAGACAAATTCCTACTCTCCAAGGTTCATTTATAGCCTTTGTTCACCCTGATTAAAGTGTTTGTGCACAAGTAGTTTCACTGAAGATTGTCAGCGAAGTCCTTCATCTAAAAGAGGAGACAGAACACTAAAATCCTTGGAGAaggccttccccacccccaccatcctTGGCCCTCACTCCCAGCAAGACTGGGATCTGCAGACCCCAAACATTCCAGACTCAACTTCATTCTTTCAGCCTGGTGTATGGTGGCACCTGGATACTCTGAGGGAGAAGCAGAACCTTGAACGACTTGTGCGTTGACACCATAACAATATTAAAAATGTAGTGAAGGGTACTCATGGGGTACAGTTAGCAGAGCTGAGCTGCATGATATCCCATGAGTCCCATCTTCCAAGCCATGACTCTGCCTGCCTTTCCAAGGAGACCTGCTAGGCCCCAGGTCCATCCATATGAAACCCTCTCTAAGCCAATTCACTACCTGCTGAGTTCCTCTAGGGACATAGCCAGTAGCAGTGAACTGAGTTCTATCCCCTGAGATCTATCAGGCCCAGAGCTCTTCCTGCCTTCCCAAAGAGGCCTCAGAAACATTCAGGTTCACCAGGGACACAGACAGAAGAATTGAGCAGTGCTCAGTTCTCTGAGTTTCATGTTTAGGCATGGCTCTACCTGCTTCCTGGAAGAATTCTGGTGATATCAGGAACATCCAGTCAACACCAGGGACAGACAGAAGACTCAAGCTAGTCCTCTCCCGAGCCTGCCTAAAAATGTCAGGTGCAGACAGGAAACTTATAACAAGAACCAATCCAAGGAAATTTTGGATGAAGAAAGTGTGGTTGTTAACACTTGTCCCATTTACTGAGGaaccaaacacagaatatccTATGAAATCAAATGTTTCTTCAACCATAGAAGGCAAACCACCAGTCTGTTCTCTGGAGAGGTATAAGAAAATCAACACCCAACAAGAACCATACCAAGCACCTGTCTCTTGGCCACCTCGCCTTATTAATGATGTGTCCTGGAGCACTCTTTGGGAGTGCTGTCATTATCATAACTTGAGTACGAATGGCAAGAAAGTTGAGGCTTATTTGAGACTTCGAAGGCATTCATATTATAAACAAGAATGTTATATTCCCAACACCTTTCATGAGGCCAGAATGAAGCTGTGTCCCAAGAAACCCAAGATCATCGTCAGAGGAATTGGGCTTCCATGCATCTGTCAAAGCAGGAGAATGGTATACTGGAAATTCTAACTTCACCTCAGGGGTCCACATTTGCAGCCTGAGGAACAATTGCTACGAGAGCTGCTCAGCCAATGTCTGTGAATCACTGTCCTCTTCCCACTTCTGTAGAGGCCTTTCTGCCATGAACCATTGGATTCAGATGGTGTGTTGTCCATGGCAGGCAGCACTCTGCAGATAGGAGCTACTGAACACTCTGGGTATCCTAGCACAGCCAAAGCACATGAAGATGATCTTAAATTTAATCTTATAAAGGTAACATGGGcttttaaaatctaaatgaaTCAATCACTTAAAGgatgcaggaaaatacaatcaaaccaTTGGaaaaaaactgttcaagacctgaaaaatAGACATAGAAGcaacacagaaaacacaaaaaagggaatcctggagatggaaaacttagGGAAGAGTACAGGAACTACAGaagcaagcatcactaacagaatacaagagatgaaagaaaaaCTCTCAGACATAGAAGATAGgactgaaaaaaatcaatatattggtccaagaaaatgttaaatttaaaagtTTTCAGACACAAAACATGCAAGAAATGTAGGACAGTATGAAAATACCAAACCtacaaataataggaatagaaggatTTCATTTCTTCTACTCTGattctatttctccttcattcttttcccctttactttcaaaatcataatataattgtatcatctctcttttcctctcctccctctgaaTCCTCCTATAAACCCATCTTTGCCTTTATTCAGATCTATGCCCTCTGTTTTCACTAATTGATATCAATAGGAAAGATGATTTCATCTATGCTCAGCATTCCTTATTTGCTGTAATGCTTTGTGTAGGtttgaggcctcatgggctttcCTCCATACACTTTGGAATGCCTGTCCTTGTCCTTGTTTGGTgcatgtttaggcagtcatgttgctgAGACTTTATGGCAGTAACTTCTgatgttactaggagacacaCTCTTACAGCACACTCCTGCTTACAGTCTTTTGGCCCCCCTCTTCTacaatgtttcctgagccctATCTGGGGTTGTGGGCTGATCATCACAGCTGCcctttgattggttgtggttttctgtagtggtttcTGTCTATTGCAAATAGGAGTTCATGAGGGCTACCTGCGGGTATGCTGGCAAGTGTTTAGAGTTTAGTTAGGTATTCTTCTCATTTAATAAAGTGGCAGTTGTAGGTTCTTCAAGAACTCTGACTTCCCTAGCTCTAGGTATTTATCTAGGTTTCCAGTATTAAGCATGGTTTCCCTATTGTTGGACATGTCTTACATCCAACTAGAGAAATGTTAGGTACTGTCAAGGTACACATTCCCCAACTGCATCCTTATATCTTATTGTATCATGTTGGTCATTGTggtggttcataggcatcattTTTAGGTAGGATTATTGTTTGCTTCCCTCCTTTTGAAGCTAATTTAGGACCTTCTGAAATCATGAAATCCTGTCAGtgaggaggctttcaggtcagttCTAGTCAGGCATGAAACCTTCAGTGATAGGGCCTTATCTTCTCCCTCTTGGATGCAACCAAGGGCAACAGCAATAGCCTACAATGTCTTATCAATTCTTTAGGAAAATTTTAGAGAACTCTATCCAATAACTCAAATGAAGGCTTCTCCTGCCTGATGTTGAGGTTTCTGTTAGTCTTTGGTTCTTGGAGGGAGTATTAAAATCTCAGAtggaaaatattcatttaaattcTACATGCACAGTAACAGGCTGGACAAGTTTGCAACCTCATCAATAGTGAATGAGGGTTCCCTTTGTCCCAAACTCCCTCCAGAAATTGTAGTAAATTGTTTTATCCTAAACCAAATTTACCTGGAAAGCCAGTTTTATTTAAAAGTTCAGAAGGATCTCAGtggaatagattttttttattattattaatttttaatgcttttgttttcaaaagaaagaaagcaggagaaGCAATTGTTATAATAGACTCCCTAGCAGTGACTTCTTAATTTTTGCAAACTACCTGGGGGCTGGCTATTCTACTGGGATATTTCTAGGAGCATTGAGGGAATTTCATTGTTAACATCACAGGTAGCATTTAAGATATGAAAAGAATatctttctgtcccaactcctcTTAAGGAAGATCACCTTGAAGAGAGCAATTGTCTGCGCTCTTTGTCGTCCATCTTAAGAGTTCTTCATGAGATTTAATTTTCACAGCATTCCCATCCATGCAACTCTGTACCAGGATTAGGTGAGGACACAGTGTTTTACttgaatgtaattttttttaaaaaaaggtgcaATCTTTTAATACTATTTTTTCATAAAAGTGCTAATATGCAAGGAATATATCTATTGAAAGGATTTATCTTTAAAGTGTAGTAAAAAGAGGTACTggtttgaaaagaaatgaaatatcttGTCTGTTTCTCTCAGTCTTATGGAAACACACGTAGGTACACATATGCCAGAAATTTGAGCTCAGTCAGGTGACGCTAGGAGGGCCTCTATGATTAGCCTCTCAGTTACGCTGCTTATTGACATCAATAACAAAATGTAGGCTTATGGACTGCTGAGGTTATGCACCTTGATGAGTCCAATACTTGGCAGAGAAAATTTTAAGACAAGATTCATTAATTGGACAAAGCAGATAACCCAGTAATTCAGAGATATAATTGAGACtcaaaatttttgaaaataaaaagaaggcttttgtaaaaataataataaagtgcaTGCTTACATACTGGCCATATATCCCGCTCCCGCCTGCAGTCCATTCTAGACAGAAGACTACTTGTTCTTATTCGGTCACACTTACCTCATAATCTGTTATTAATTCTGTCAGTTAAATAAAGGCTTAAGTAACATTTAAAAAAGGCTTATGTTAGAAGATGCTACAGAGCAAATATGCTGAAAATTTTATTAACTAAATATATTCTGATACTACTATTTCAAGTCTTCTGATATCAGAAATATTTTGTCCAACTGCTGAGAATCACAGAAGTGAGTGACACCTCAGCTCTCCCATTTCTGCTCTCACCTAGTTCATCATTCAGATAGCACTGCTGGAAATATGCAGAAGGTATGAAATCACTATCTAAAGGGTCAGTTTTACTGCTGAATACATTGAAAATACTAAATGGGGATAATCGGATGTCTTTGGAGATTTATTGTAGGATATCAcatataattattaaatttacTATCAGCTTCTCTGTCTAGTGAATATGCTACTATGCCCAATGAACATCCATTTTATTCAAATtctcaacagaaaaaaagaataaattttataatgtatattttttcagaaaaaaTTTTGGGCATGCATATATTTTTTCTGTCTCAAGATttattcatctttttattttcacTAACTCCCCTTTCAGTTTTCCATATTGTATGTTTTAGGGTGGGGCAGTTGTGCTTTGAGAAAACATGTTTCTGTTAGTCACAGATTATTATGTGGAATATATCATTAACTtgataaagaactgaaaaaaatgaTATAGAAAGCAGAATGACCAGGTCGCTGCTTTTTTCATAGGAACCACAGTCCTGTGAATCCAAGAATTGTCCATGCAGTCATGGAAAGTTAGACACTTAGggctgttctttttgttgtagatAATTGGCACAGGATTTCAAGATCTGAAGAATATTTTATGTTCATAATCATGCATAATATGTCTATGACTAAGTGATGGATTGTGATGCCACTAGGACTTccctttctcaaaagaaatttcaacaaaatatatCCTTTCCACTATGTTGTAGTTTATGAAACTTTCAAATACTTTATGACAAATCATATTGCTTTGTTTATCTTTGTTATTCAGTATAAAGAACATAAGAAATGGTAGAGAAATTGATTATCATTTAGAATTATTAGAATTATTTGAAATAACTGTGGTGGATAATGCATTAAATAATTTTGACTCTTACTGGTGAATAAAATATAGCTATCTATTAATTTGCTTCATTGTAGTctaattttctattaaaaaatttAGCATGGGAACACTTAAATGGAATCCAGATAATAATGACACTGATGATACTGGGAATTCTTCCCAatgtgtttttatctttttaatcctaacttttatttttgagactatatattatataatatatataaaaatatataattattatgtaTTTACCCATTTCTCTCTCCAACTCTTCCTATATACTTTctgctctttttcaaattcattgcTTTTTCATTAACTGATgctatgctcgtgtgtgtgtgtgtgtgtgtgtatatgcacacaaatacacacacatatataatatatataaaacatatttatattcCTAGGTGCATAAAAAGAATCTTCTCAGTCCATATGTTGTTACTTGTAGgtatgtgttttcagggctgatcatttaGTATTGGATAATCAATgggtgtgttctttcttgtggaagACTTTTTCCCACTTAGCATTCCTTATTTACATGAGATTATTTTTGCAGGATTGTGgatttttttattactatattcTAACTTTCATAATATCCCTTGTAGTCACCATTATATGAACAACAGGAGAATTGCTACAACCTCTTTAGAAGCATATGTTATTGAACTGTTAAAAGATATTGTCACCTGAATACATTTTGGAAATGTCAAGTGTAAGGAGAGCTCTTGTATTGACCTTTAATATGCAAACAAATCAATAGTATACATGTGAGCATGTCTGTTTCCTCTTATCACAGTTACTCTAACATCTTGGTTACATTATCTCAGTTATCATCTCTATGTCATAAGCTCAGAATGACAGTGACATAATATAGAAGATAGCAAATTATTAGTTTTCAAAGTGAAGTAGTGACTACTCAGAATAATTttattgaggaaattaaaaatatttacttgaaATATGAATTTGATTTattatcattttgtttgttttaggaaaaATTAATGACATATTATAGTTTTTCGTGTTTACTCTGTTCAGTATAAGGAACATAAAAATGGTTGAGAGATTGATTAGTAATAATATTATCagtattatttaaaataactgTGATGCATAATGCATTAAATAATTTTGACTCTTACTGGTGAACAAAATATAGCTAACTATGCATCTTAGAGTTACTATGACCTACTGTAAGACCTTAGTGGTGTCTTTAGAGTATTCTTCAATATTTctcataaaaaatattaaaatttttgtatCTCAAAACCTTTCTAAAATTCTTTGTATGCTaggtatatttataaaaatactaACATTCTATATTCTTAAGTATTGATTAATGTGCATATAAGAGAGAAGATGTGATATTAACATTCATTCCATCTTGTTTGAACCTTGGTAATGTTTTCTTCacctaattttcttttcagtgaaCAGTTTTAAGAGATGTTATGGAGGTGAACAGAAGCCAGCTAACTGAGTTTGTTCTCAGAGGAATAACAGATCGTACAGAGCTGCAAGTCCCTCTGTTCCTGGTGTTCTTCCTCATCTATGTCACCACCATGGTGGGCAACCTTGGCTTAATCTTGCTCATCTGGAAGTATTCTCATCTTCACACTCCCATGTACTATTTCCTTGGAAGTTTAGCCTTTGCTGATGCCTGCACTTCATCCTCAGTGACTCCCAGGATGCTTGTCAACATCTTAGACAATGGTAAAATGATTTCCCTCTTTGAATGCATGGCCCAATATTATGTTTTTGGATCCAGTGCAACCACAGAATGCTTCCTCCTGGTAGCCATGGCCTACGACCGCTATGTAACCATATGCAACCCTCTGCTCTATCTTGTGGTGATGTCCAACAGAGTGTGCACTTGCCTGATAAGTGGTTCATATATAATCGGTTTTCTGCATCCACTTGTTCATGTAGGATTATTATTTAGATTAACCTTCTGCAAGTCCAATGTAATAGATCACTTTTACTGTGAGATCCTGCCTCTCTATACAATTTCTTGCACTGACCCATCTGTTAATGcatttgtggtttttgttttttctgccgTGATACAAGCCATTACCTTCATGAGTATTGCAGTCTCCTATGCCCATGTCCTCTTTTCCATCCTGAAAACAAAGTCTCAGAAGAGCAGAAGAAAAGCCTTCTCCACCTGCAGTGCCCacctgctctctgtctctttgttctaTGGAACTCTCTTCTTCATGTATGTGAGCCCTGGGTCTGGACCAAgtaaatataagaataaaatgtATTCTCTGTTTTACACCATTGTGATTCCTCTACTAAACCCCTTCATTTACAGCTTAAGAAACAAGGAAGTTTTAGGTGCTCTGAGAAAAATCATAAGGTCATAAatgtttttcagaaaattttggTGCTCATTTATTAAATACATCAAAATTTCTGATCTTGAGTTATCAAATATAGGAAACTTATATATTGCTAAATGATGAAGTATAATCTTTAGTTTGTATAATTTTCATAGATTTTCAAATCATAAATGTGCACTTTGAAGGCGGTTTTCaattacttgttattccaaaccCATAACGATATACTAAAATTAGATCAGCAAATTAAATATCCATAACATAAACAAACTCTggtcttttcagatatattttatacataatatGCAATTTTTAATAGTGCATTGAATATTTATTCCCTAAAGAAATTCTGTGTTTCTATAACTACCTGCTGGGAGCAACACCAAGCATATCAAAAGAAATGATATGTGGCAgataaatgtttttcattttgcaGAACATGGAAAACAGAGATATATTCAACATCCCATTGTCATGTACTCAGGGCTTCAATGGTCAGCCTCTTCAAATTCTGGAAAGGCTGACTGTGTAATTACACATTTAATTGTAAATGATGGCAACTGTGGGGATACCTGCACAAGTTGAAACTGATAATGCTCCTGAATATATATCTAATAAGATGAAACAATTCTTTGCATAGTgcaatataaaacatgttaccaATATACCACACAATGCTACAGAACAGGTAGTTACAGAAAGATATATCATAATTTAAAAGTGATATTTATTAAGCAAAAAGGAAGTGTAAAACCCCCAGGGACAGACTAAATAATGGTTTGTTAACTCCAAATTTTCTTAATGTTGGTGAAAAGGAACAGCAGCATcagagagacactgggttatTGACATAACCAAGGAACCAGGCCAACCAATATAGTATAAGGGTGCGATGACATTAAAATGGAAAGCTGCAATagttttaaaatggaaatgtcATTATGCTTATGTATCTacaggaaatgaaaatatatggCTACCACCACAATTTATTAAGATTAGATCTGACTTGGGAAACCCTTTTATCAGTGGAGACATGAATGTCTTCATAAAACAAATAGCCCAAGTAATTCATGTCCCTAGATTGTCTCATTTACCAATTTCTCCAAAACGTGCACACAAATCGACTTCAAAAGGGATAGCCCAAATTATTGACTACAGAAAGATTGGACAACACATAGATTGGACAGAAAACGGAGAGTGGACAGCACACAAACTGGACAGACAACTCAAAGACTGGACAACCCAAAGATTGGACAACAAATGCTATAGCTACCTTTTTCAGACGTTTTTCTCCTTGGGCCCCAAATAGGAATTCTTTGGTCCAATTCATCAGGAAGCAATTATAAGAAGCTATGTCCCATTCCCTTAAATTGGGGTCGATGAATTGGTTGTTGTGCTATAGTTTGTTATCTAGGGTAGTAGGTTGTTATTGGTTATGATCAGGAattgatagaaatttaagattattttgtttaattattgtatattgatagaaatttaatGTTGCTTTATTTGAATTATTCTATATTGGTAGAAATTTAAGATTATTTTGTTTGACTATAATATACACAAGTAGTTTATTTAAAATGCAATGTAAAGTTCTAGCTTTATGGTTCTTATAATTATTTCTATTGTATGTAAATTGGTAATGTTAGAGAAAATCCCTGttttcaaagaaagagaaatattaagtggaaatttctggtttctttggagattcAGTTGTATAATATTATTTTTTGAAAGCTGTGTTATGAGGGGATGCTTTGCag belongs to Rattus norvegicus strain BN/NHsdMcwi chromosome 11, GRCr8, whole genome shotgun sequence and includes:
- the Or5ac15 gene encoding olfactory receptor Olr1543, with the protein product MEVNRSQLTEFVLRGITDRTELQVPLFLVFFLIYVTTMVGNLGLILLIWKYSHLHTPMYYFLGSLAFADACTSSSVTPRMLVNILDNGKMISLFECMAQYYVFGSSATTECFLLVAMAYDRYVTICNPLLYLVVMSNRVCTCLISGSYIIGFLHPLVHVGLLFRLTFCKSNVIDHFYCEILPLYTISCTDPSVNAFVVFVFSAVIQAITFMSIAVSYAHVLFSILKTKSQKSRRKAFSTCSAHLLSVSLFYGTLFFMYVSPGSGPSKYKNKMYSLFYTIVIPLLNPFIYSLRNKEVLGALRKIIRS